A window from Leptothermofonsia sichuanensis E412 encodes these proteins:
- a CDS encoding DUF3146 family protein: MLSLPVHTSDRYHSNTAVGSHRLPQTTAYVRITRQSWKQGKIAGEVRANQFEWQFEWCFSQGQLSVEPSLGRALIKEPLGRFLEQSDYQLEPGGDYSFTIRGEV, from the coding sequence ATGCTCAGCCTGCCCGTGCACACCAGTGACCGTTACCATTCAAATACTGCTGTGGGTTCCCATCGCTTGCCTCAAACCACTGCCTATGTTCGCATTACCCGTCAGTCCTGGAAACAGGGCAAAATTGCTGGCGAGGTTCGTGCCAACCAGTTTGAATGGCAGTTTGAGTGGTGCTTCAGCCAGGGACAACTGTCGGTAGAGCCTTCCCTGGGACGGGCATTGATTAAGGAACCCCTTGGACGTTTTTTAGAGCAGAGTGACTATCAACTGGAACCTGGCGGTGACTATTCCTTCACCATTCGGGGTGAAGTTTAG
- the pth gene encoding aminoacyl-tRNA hydrolase — protein sequence MPATSDDIKPVLVIPQLIVGLGNPGAKYDRTRHNIGFEAIDALAKTWQINLAENRKFQGIFGEGLGCGGIKVRLLKPTTYMNNSGQAIRAVTDWYKLPPESVLVIYDEMDLPVGRLRLRLSGSAGGHNGMKSAIAHLGTQTFPRLRIGIGSAREAHPDKDAVSHVLGRFSEKEAQIMAEVLHLVVGAVEYSLKYGVEKAMSLYNNRNVAEMT from the coding sequence ATGCCAGCGACCAGTGATGACATTAAACCTGTTCTTGTGATTCCCCAGTTGATCGTTGGCTTAGGCAACCCAGGAGCAAAGTACGATCGCACCCGCCATAATATTGGGTTTGAGGCGATCGATGCCTTGGCAAAAACCTGGCAAATCAATCTGGCTGAAAATCGCAAGTTTCAGGGCATTTTTGGGGAAGGGTTGGGTTGCGGTGGTATAAAAGTTCGCCTGCTGAAGCCAACGACCTACATGAACAACTCCGGGCAGGCAATTCGGGCGGTGACCGACTGGTACAAACTGCCACCGGAGTCGGTACTGGTGATTTATGACGAAATGGATTTGCCCGTCGGCAGACTACGGCTGCGGCTCTCCGGGTCAGCCGGGGGGCATAATGGAATGAAGTCAGCGATCGCCCACCTGGGAACTCAGACTTTTCCCCGATTGCGGATTGGGATTGGCAGTGCCAGAGAAGCCCACCCGGATAAAGATGCTGTATCCCATGTTTTAGGGCGTTTTTCTGAAAAGGAAGCTCAAATCATGGCAGAGGTTTTGCATCTGGTGGTAGGAGCCGTAGAGTACAGCTTGAAGTATGGGGTTGAAAAAGCCATGAGTCTTTATAACAACCGAAATGTGGCTGAAATGACTTAG